The proteins below are encoded in one region of Micromonospora yangpuensis:
- a CDS encoding serine hydrolase domain-containing protein — MSVTRTTDPDLIGFDPARLARIDEHFGRYVDDGRLPGWQIVVTRRGEIAHSSTYGMRDVEAGAPVGADTLWRIYSMTKPITSVAAMMLWESGRFELTDEISRWLPEFADMRVYSKGSVLKPYTVPATEPIRAWHLLTHTAGLTYGFMQTSVVDGLYRAAGYDLLPPPGVDLAGACAVFGEFPLLFQPGTAWGYSVATDVLGRLVEVVSGQSLDAFFTDRIFGPLGMTDTHWWVQESDAERLAALYVPDPATGRAVRHERFGAAVRQQPVLLSGGAGLVSTAADYHRFTQLLLRGGELDGVRLLGPRTVRFMTRNHLPGGRDLAALSVGGFAESNFEGVGFGLGFAVLEDPVRSLLPSSAGEYHWGGVASTAFLVDPAEELTALLFTQLMPSSTWPLRAQLRQLIYSALID; from the coding sequence GTGAGCGTGACACGGACGACCGACCCGGACCTGATCGGCTTCGACCCCGCCCGGCTGGCGCGGATCGACGAGCACTTCGGCAGGTACGTCGACGACGGGCGGCTCCCCGGCTGGCAGATCGTGGTCACCCGGCGCGGCGAGATCGCGCACAGCTCGACGTACGGGATGCGCGACGTCGAGGCGGGTGCGCCGGTGGGCGCGGACACCCTCTGGCGGATCTACTCGATGACCAAGCCGATCACCTCGGTGGCGGCGATGATGCTCTGGGAGTCCGGCCGGTTCGAGCTGACCGACGAGATCAGCCGCTGGCTGCCCGAGTTCGCCGACATGCGGGTCTACTCCAAGGGGTCGGTGCTCAAGCCGTACACGGTGCCGGCGACCGAGCCGATCCGGGCCTGGCACCTGCTCACCCACACCGCCGGGCTGACGTACGGCTTCATGCAGACCTCGGTGGTCGACGGCCTGTACCGGGCGGCCGGCTACGACCTGCTGCCGCCGCCCGGGGTCGACCTGGCCGGGGCCTGCGCCGTGTTCGGCGAGTTCCCGCTGCTCTTCCAGCCCGGTACGGCCTGGGGCTACTCGGTCGCCACCGACGTGCTCGGCCGGCTGGTCGAGGTGGTCTCCGGGCAGAGCCTCGACGCGTTCTTCACCGACCGGATCTTCGGCCCGCTGGGCATGACCGACACCCACTGGTGGGTCCAGGAGTCCGACGCCGAACGGCTGGCCGCGCTCTACGTACCGGATCCGGCCACCGGTCGGGCGGTGCGCCACGAGCGGTTCGGCGCGGCGGTCCGGCAGCAGCCGGTGCTGCTCTCCGGCGGTGCCGGCCTGGTCAGCACCGCCGCCGACTACCACCGCTTCACCCAGCTGCTGCTGCGCGGCGGCGAGCTGGACGGGGTACGCCTGCTCGGGCCGCGCACGGTCCGCTTCATGACCCGCAACCACCTGCCGGGCGGGCGGGACCTGGCCGCGCTCTCCGTCGGCGGTTTCGCCGAGAGCAACTTCGAGGGGGTCGGCTTCGGGCTCGGATTCGCCGTCCTGGAGGACCCGGTACGCAGCCTGCTGCCCAGCAGTGCCGGCGAGTACCACTGGGGCGGGGTGGCCAGCACGGCGTTCCTCGTCGACCCGGCCGAGGAGCTCACCGCGCTGCTCTTCACCCAGCTGATGCCCTCCAGCACCTGGCCGCTCCGCGCCCAACTGCGGCAACTGATCTACTCCGCCCTGATCGACTGA
- a CDS encoding M28 family peptidase: MTTPDGQLSTSSPAPLNRRRVLAVALGGAAATVALPLPAWAADDQRPGAVNLPTLTPEDRRIVRQASAKRAVNDLFTLSEKIGPRIGGTASERRAADFIARTLDRMGYDTTLQPFPVADKFLAELSSPTRLPWDLCWQAGASPQAALDTKARGQVIDVGAGAPENYPADAAGRIVLVDYVAAQREQLVATAVAKGAAAVVFLPADAVAPRRASAFSPTLPGSASTPVPIPVVGVAQAQKHRLRELVAAQRLVLVINTTAHRNLISNNVIGERVGSSGANGPVVMVCAHYDTVIGAPGANDDGSGTVLALELARVLKNVPLEATIRFALWGSEEQGLIGSRYYVRQLPQTERDRFLAVYNNDMVATSWDPATRYWLLSFDGQDNRATSEVTAAANRLGYVPQISPVTQRGSSDHQSFQEVGIASANFSWRGEESPALLEPPYHSPEDTIEKNISLERLQVSLELIGAATFATAKPA, from the coding sequence TTGACCACACCGGACGGTCAGCTCAGCACCTCTTCCCCCGCCCCCCTCAACCGCCGCCGCGTACTGGCCGTCGCCCTCGGTGGCGCCGCCGCCACCGTCGCGCTGCCGCTGCCCGCCTGGGCCGCCGACGACCAGCGCCCCGGTGCGGTGAACCTGCCCACCCTGACCCCGGAGGACCGTCGGATCGTCCGGCAGGCCTCGGCGAAGCGGGCGGTCAACGACCTCTTCACGCTCAGCGAGAAGATCGGTCCCCGGATCGGTGGGACCGCCTCGGAGCGGAGGGCCGCCGACTTCATCGCCCGCACCCTCGACCGGATGGGCTACGACACGACCCTCCAGCCGTTCCCGGTGGCGGACAAGTTCCTTGCCGAGCTGAGCTCCCCCACCCGCCTGCCCTGGGACCTCTGCTGGCAGGCCGGGGCCTCCCCGCAGGCGGCCCTGGACACCAAGGCCCGGGGCCAGGTCATCGACGTCGGCGCGGGCGCACCGGAGAACTACCCGGCCGACGCCGCCGGGCGGATCGTCCTCGTCGACTACGTCGCCGCCCAGCGGGAGCAGCTGGTGGCCACCGCCGTCGCCAAGGGAGCCGCAGCTGTGGTCTTCCTGCCCGCCGACGCGGTCGCCCCTCGCCGGGCCTCGGCCTTCTCCCCCACCCTGCCAGGCTCGGCCAGCACGCCGGTGCCGATTCCGGTGGTCGGCGTCGCCCAGGCGCAGAAGCACCGGCTCCGCGAGCTGGTCGCCGCCCAGCGGCTGGTCCTGGTGATCAACACCACCGCGCACCGGAACCTGATCTCGAACAACGTGATCGGCGAGCGGGTCGGCTCCTCCGGCGCGAACGGTCCGGTGGTGATGGTCTGCGCCCACTACGACACGGTCATCGGCGCGCCCGGCGCCAACGACGACGGCTCCGGCACGGTCCTGGCGCTGGAGCTGGCCCGGGTGCTCAAGAACGTGCCGCTGGAGGCGACCATCCGGTTCGCCCTCTGGGGCTCCGAGGAGCAGGGCCTGATCGGCTCCCGGTACTACGTCCGGCAGCTGCCGCAGACCGAGCGGGACCGCTTCCTGGCGGTCTACAACAACGACATGGTCGCCACCAGCTGGGACCCGGCCACCCGGTACTGGCTGCTCTCCTTCGACGGGCAGGACAACCGGGCCACCAGCGAGGTCACCGCGGCGGCGAACCGGCTCGGCTACGTGCCGCAGATCTCGCCGGTCACCCAGCGGGGCTCCAGCGACCACCAGTCCTTCCAGGAGGTCGGCATCGCCAGCGCCAACTTCTCCTGGCGGGGTGAGGAGTCGCCGGCGCTGCTGGAGCCGCCGTACCACAGCCCGGAGGACACCATCGAGAAGAACATCAGCCTGGAGCGCCTGCAGGTCTCCCTGGAGCTGATCGGCGCCGCCACCTTCGCCACCGCCAAACCCGCCTGA
- a CDS encoding NAD(P)-dependent oxidoreductase has product MSDIVVFGAGGTAGSRITAEAVRRGHRVTAAVRRPEAVSYLPAGVRVVTGDATSARSVRELAPEADVLVVAVGGGERGLWLDAARTLVEVLRELPDPPRIIHVGGGSTLLDPDGRRFLDDPEFPDEYRESARGQADALDFYRAGADGVTWTYVSPPPLEFHPGARTGRYRTGTDQPVVDAAGRSVLSYEDLAVAILDEIEKPAFTNRRFTAAY; this is encoded by the coding sequence ATGAGCGACATCGTGGTGTTCGGTGCCGGTGGCACCGCCGGGTCGAGGATCACCGCCGAGGCGGTCCGCCGGGGGCACCGGGTGACCGCCGCGGTACGCCGCCCGGAGGCCGTCTCCTACCTGCCGGCCGGGGTACGGGTGGTCACCGGTGACGCCACCAGCGCGCGCAGCGTACGCGAACTTGCGCCGGAGGCCGACGTGCTGGTGGTGGCGGTCGGCGGCGGGGAACGAGGGTTGTGGTTGGACGCCGCCCGGACGCTTGTCGAGGTGCTCCGTGAGCTGCCGGATCCGCCGCGGATCATCCATGTCGGAGGCGGGTCGACCCTGCTCGACCCGGACGGGCGGCGGTTCCTCGACGATCCGGAGTTTCCCGACGAGTACCGCGAGTCGGCGCGGGGTCAGGCCGACGCGCTGGACTTCTACCGGGCCGGTGCCGACGGGGTGACCTGGACCTACGTCTCGCCGCCGCCGTTGGAGTTCCACCCCGGCGCGCGCACCGGTCGTTACCGGACCGGCACCGACCAGCCGGTGGTCGACGCCGCGGGTCGCTCGGTGCTCAGCTACGAGGATCTGGCGGTGGCGATCCTCGACGAGATCGAGAAACCCGCCTTCACCAACCGGCGTTTCACCGCCGCGTACTGA
- a CDS encoding pentapeptide repeat-containing protein → MPQPSGEGPTEGVTFRHDDWYAEELVDRHFTRCEFHSVDLTEAVTRGATFTECVFGAVRFNASRHTDSAFTRCAFVRCNLFEAEFTGCKLVGSTFEQCDLRPLRVDGGDWSFVALPRADLRGVTLTGVRMREVDLTGADLTGATVTRVDLSAAQLQGSQLTGADLRGSDLTGLDPTTVRRAGALIDVNQAVLLAQALGFELR, encoded by the coding sequence ATGCCGCAACCATCCGGGGAGGGCCCGACCGAGGGGGTCACCTTCCGGCACGACGACTGGTACGCCGAGGAGCTGGTGGACCGGCACTTCACCCGCTGCGAGTTCCACTCGGTCGACCTGACCGAGGCGGTCACCCGGGGCGCGACCTTCACCGAGTGCGTCTTCGGGGCGGTACGGTTCAACGCCTCCCGGCACACCGACTCGGCCTTCACCCGCTGCGCCTTCGTCCGGTGCAACCTGTTCGAGGCCGAGTTCACCGGCTGCAAGCTGGTCGGCAGCACCTTCGAGCAGTGCGACCTGCGGCCGTTGCGGGTCGACGGCGGGGACTGGTCCTTCGTCGCCCTGCCCCGGGCGGACCTGCGCGGGGTGACCCTCACCGGGGTACGGATGCGCGAGGTCGACCTGACCGGCGCGGACCTGACCGGCGCCACCGTCACCCGGGTCGACCTCTCCGCCGCCCAGTTGCAGGGCAGCCAGCTGACCGGGGCGGACCTGCGCGGCAGCGACCTGACCGGCCTCGACCCGACGACGGTACGCCGGGCCGGCGCGCTCATCGACGTGAACCAGGCGGTGCTGCTGGCCCAGGCCCTCGGCTTCGAGCTCCGCTGA